DNA from Streptomyces rishiriensis:
CGCCTTGTACTCCGTCTCGTCCGGACCCCCGGCGGGCTCCGCCGTGTCGGCGCACACCGTCCAGCGCTCGCCGTACGCGGCGTCGGGCAGCCGGAAGACGACGGGTTCCCAGTAGCTGTTGAACAGCAGCAGGAACGAGTCGTCGACGACCGGCCGGCCGCGGGGGTCGGGTTCGGCGATGGCGTCGCCGTTGAGGAAGACACCGACGCTGTGCGCGTCGTCGCGGTGCCAGTCGCGGTCCGTCATCTCGCGCGCGTCCGGCCGCAGCCAGACGAGATCGGGCAGCGGCTGCTTGGCGTGCCTGACGGTCTCGCCCCGGAAGAAGCGTCGCCGGCGCAGCACGGGGTGGGCGGAGCGCAGGGCGACGAGACGCCGGCAGAAGTCCGCGAGGCCCCGCTGCTCGTCGGTCAACCGCCAGTCCACCCACGAGACTTCGCTGTCCTGGCAGTAGGCGTTGTTGTTGCCGCCCTGGGTGCGGCCCAGTTCGTCGCCGTGGCTGATCATCGGGATGCCCTGCGACAGCAGCAGCGTGGCGAACAGGTTGCGCTGCTGCCGGGCCCGCAGCGCCAGGACCGCCCCTCGCTCGGTGGGCCCCTCGGCCCCGCAGTTCCAGGAGCGGTTGGTGCTCTCGCCGTCCTGGTTGTCCTCGCCGTTCGCCTCGTTGTGCTTGTCGTTGTACGAGACGAGGTCACGCAGGGTGAAGCCGTCGTGCGCGGTGACGAAGTTGACGCTGGCGCGCGGGCGTCGCCTGCTGTGGCCGTACAGGTCGGAGGAGCCGGTCAGCCGGGAGGCGAACTCCGCGAGTGAACCGGGTTCCGCACGCCAGAAGTCCCGTACCGCGTCGCGATAGGGGCCGTTCCACTCCGACCACAGCGGCGGGAAGTTGCCCACCTGGTAGCCGCCCTCACCGACGTCCCAGGGCTCCGCGATGAGCTTGACGCGGCTGATCACGGGATCCTGCTGGATGAGGTCGAAGAACGCGGACAGCCGGTCCACCTCGTGGAACTGGCGGGCGAGGGTGGCCGCGAGGTCGAAGCGGAAGCCGTCGACATGCATCTCCGTCACCCAGTACCGCAGTGAGTCCATGATCAGCTGGAGGACGTACGGGTGCCGCATGAGCAGGCTGTTGCCGGTCCCCGTGGTGTCGTAGTAGTGCGCCCAGTCGCCGTCCACGAGCCGGTAGTAGGAGGCGTTGTCGATGCCGCGGAAGGAGAGGGTGGGGCCCCTCTCGTTGCCCTCGGCGGTGTGGTTGTACACGACGTCGAGGATCACTTCCAGGCCGGCCGCGTGCAGCGCCTTCACCATGGACTTGAACTCGGTGACCTGCTCCCCGCGGGTGCCGTGGGCGGCGTAGGCGTTGTGCGGGGCGAAGAAGCCGATGGTGTTGTAGCCCCAGTAGTTGGACAGGCCCCGGTCCGTCAGCACGCCGTCCTGCACGTACTGATGCACGGGCATCAGCTCGATCGCCGTCACGCCCAGCGAGGTCAGGTGCTCGGTCACCGCGGGGTGCGCGAGACCGGCGTAGGTGCCGCGCAGGGCGGGCGGGACCTCGGGATGGGTGCGGGTCAGACCGCGGACATGGGCCTCGTAGATCACCGTGTCGGCGTAAGGGCGCCGGGGCGGCTGGTCGTCCCCCCAGTCGAAGGCGGCGTCGGTGACCACGCCCAGCAGGGTGTGCCCGGCGCTGTCCGCCGGGTCGGGGCGGTCGCCGGCCCGCTCGAAGAGGGAGGCGTGGTTGTCGATCTGGCCGTCGACGGCACGGGCGTAGGGGTCGAGGAGCAGCTTCGCCGGGTTGCACCGGTGCCCGGAGCCGGGATTCCACGGCCCGTGCACCCGGAAGCCGTAACGCTGACCGGGACCGATCCCGGGCAGGTAGGCGTGCCAGACGAAGCCGTCGACCTCGGTCAGCGGGACCCCTCGGGTGGTGCCGTCGTCGTCGACGAGTACCAGGTCGACCCGTTCGGCGACCTCGCTGAACAGCGCGAAGTTCGTGCCCTGCCCGTCGAAGTCGGCGCCCAGCGGGAAGGGGTGCCCGCTCCAGGCGGGCACCCCGGCACTCCGGTCCATCCGGTCCGTCCGGTTCTCGCGGTCCTTGCGGTCCTTCCGGTGCGGCCGTGAGGTCACAGGGCGGCCTCCAGGACGCCGTGCGCCTCGTCCGCCGGAGCGGCCAGGGCCGCCACCGGCAGTTCGCGGGGTACCTGGCGCACCTCGCGCAGGCTCGGCACCGGCCCGGTCGGCACGAGCGGGACGCGCTCGCCGGACCGGGCCCGCTGGGAGAACCAGATGACGTTGCTTCCGGTGCCGGTGGCGCAGCAGCCCCAGCCGTCGCTCATGACGGCGATGCGCTCCAGGCAGGCGCGCAGGTCCTGGTCGGGCCGCAGTCGGCGGTCGCTGCCCCCTATGGCGGTGATCAGGTGCTGCCCGTTCCACCACATCTCGATCGAGGTGTGCTTGTCCGTGGCGTGTTCGTCGATGGCGGTCAGCAGCATCTCGGCGCCGCGGCAGACGGTCTCGACGTGTGACTCGAGGTCCCAGTACGACAGGTGGGCGGCCAGGATGCGCCTGACCTGTCCGACCCGTTCCGGACTGACGTCCACATCGAGGTGGTAGTAGCAGGGGACTGCTGTCTTCATCGTCGTTCGCTCCTCACCGGCGAGGCTCTCACTCCTGCGGCCCGACGGGCCGGGTGTCCAACACGAAGCGTGAGCGGTAATCGCTCCAGAGTCACAACCACAGTGGGGCTGCTACGCCATTCGTGCAACACGAGCACACCACAAACAAGATCCAACAGGACGTTGGGTGATGCGCCGTGCACCATAAGTGAAGGCCACGGGAGGCTGGTCGCTTACGCGCCTCCGCGCCACGGGTCTGTCGGCCGCCTCGAGCGACCTCCCTCTTGCCCGAACTCCCGGAAGGTGCACAGCGCGATGCTGCAACCAGCGAAGACAGAAGTCGCCAGGACCTTGCGCAGTTACCGGGCCTGGGAGCGGGACATGCTGACGAATCCCGACGACCGCACCGCGCGGGCCGCGTTCGAGGACTGCGGCTACACCTTGTGCGTGCTCATGGGCAAGCGCTGCGCGCGGGAGGCCGCGGACGCCGCCGAGCAGTACCTGCGGGCCGGTGTGGACGCCCTCCACCGGGAGCGCTGGAGCCTGAACCGGAGAAACGCCGGCACGCGGCTCTCCGCGGCACGGCAGCTCCCCTGCCTGCCCGCGGAGACGTAGCGCTCCGCGCGGGTGCAGTCGGTTCGCCCAACACCGGGCGGACGAAGCCATTTGAGAGCCAGCGGAGGTGCAAGGGTGAAGTCCACCAGGGCGATCGGCCGTATCCCGGTGCGGGACGTCGAACCGCGCGTGGAGTGCGGCAGGCGACCGGCGAAAGCCGTGACCGGGGAGACGGTGCGGATCTCCGCGACGGTGTTTCGCGAGGGCCACGACGCCATCGGCGCCAACGTGGTCCTCAAGAACCCGGACGGCGGCCGCGCGCCCTGGACGCCGATGCGCGAGCTCACCCCCGGCAGCGACCGCTGGGGAGCCGATGTGACCCTGGAGACCATGGGCCGCTGGACCTACACCGTGGAGGCCTGGAGCGACCCGATCGCCACCTGGCGCCACCACGCGCAGATCAAGATCCCGGCCGGGATCGACCCGGGTCTGGTCCTGGAGGAGGGTGGTCAGCTCTACGAGCGGGCGGCCGCCCGGGCCCCGCGCGGACCGGAGCGCAGCCTGCTGCGCGACGCGGCGAAGAAGCTGCTCGACGACTCGGCTCCGGTGGCCGAGCGCTACGCGGCGGCGCTGACGCCGGAGGTCGACGCCGTGCTCGGCCGGTATCCGCTGCGGGAGCTGGTCACCGCGTCGGAGCCGCTGCCGCTGCTGGTCGAGCGCGAACGCGCCCTGTACGGCGCCTGGTACGAGTTCTTCCCCCGCTCCGAGGGCACCCCCGGGCGCCCGCACGGCACCTTCCGCACCGCCGCGCGCAGGCTCCCCGCCATCGCCGCGATGGGCTTCGACGTCGTCTACCTCCCGCCCGTCCACCCCATCGGCAC
Protein-coding regions in this window:
- a CDS encoding DUF5133 domain-containing protein, with protein sequence MLQPAKTEVARTLRSYRAWERDMLTNPDDRTARAAFEDCGYTLCVLMGKRCAREAADAAEQYLRAGVDALHRERWSLNRRNAGTRLSAARQLPCLPAET
- a CDS encoding pep a2, which gives rise to MKTAVPCYYHLDVDVSPERVGQVRRILAAHLSYWDLESHVETVCRGAEMLLTAIDEHATDKHTSIEMWWNGQHLITAIGGSDRRLRPDQDLRACLERIAVMSDGWGCCATGTGSNVIWFSQRARSGERVPLVPTGPVPSLREVRQVPRELPVAALAAPADEAHGVLEAAL
- the glgX gene encoding glycogen debranching protein GlgX, which translates into the protein MDRSAGVPAWSGHPFPLGADFDGQGTNFALFSEVAERVDLVLVDDDGTTRGVPLTEVDGFVWHAYLPGIGPGQRYGFRVHGPWNPGSGHRCNPAKLLLDPYARAVDGQIDNHASLFERAGDRPDPADSAGHTLLGVVTDAAFDWGDDQPPRRPYADTVIYEAHVRGLTRTHPEVPPALRGTYAGLAHPAVTEHLTSLGVTAIELMPVHQYVQDGVLTDRGLSNYWGYNTIGFFAPHNAYAAHGTRGEQVTEFKSMVKALHAAGLEVILDVVYNHTAEGNERGPTLSFRGIDNASYYRLVDGDWAHYYDTTGTGNSLLMRHPYVLQLIMDSLRYWVTEMHVDGFRFDLAATLARQFHEVDRLSAFFDLIQQDPVISRVKLIAEPWDVGEGGYQVGNFPPLWSEWNGPYRDAVRDFWRAEPGSLAEFASRLTGSSDLYGHSRRRPRASVNFVTAHDGFTLRDLVSYNDKHNEANGEDNQDGESTNRSWNCGAEGPTERGAVLALRARQQRNLFATLLLSQGIPMISHGDELGRTQGGNNNAYCQDSEVSWVDWRLTDEQRGLADFCRRLVALRSAHPVLRRRRFFRGETVRHAKQPLPDLVWLRPDAREMTDRDWHRDDAHSVGVFLNGDAIAEPDPRGRPVVDDSFLLLFNSYWEPVVFRLPDAAYGERWTVCADTAEPAGGPDETEYKAGVEVTLEARSLIVLARPPRRRSA